In Alloyangia pacifica, the following proteins share a genomic window:
- a CDS encoding helix-turn-helix domain-containing protein, whose translation MTHPVDVHVGKRIRHRRWLVGMTQQQLAEHVGIKFQQIQKYETGANRVSASRLWDIADALEVPVSFFFEGIESGQSADETTATPASPSMPADILGDKEALDLVRSYYAIPENQRRRLFELARVLSDVA comes from the coding sequence ATGACGCATCCCGTGGACGTGCATGTGGGTAAACGCATTCGTCACCGCCGCTGGCTTGTCGGAATGACGCAGCAGCAACTCGCAGAACATGTCGGTATCAAGTTTCAGCAGATCCAGAAATACGAAACCGGTGCGAACCGCGTCAGCGCGTCCCGGTTGTGGGATATCGCCGACGCCCTCGAGGTGCCGGTGAGCTTCTTCTTCGAGGGGATCGAGAGCGGCCAGTCCGCCGACGAGACGACCGCCACGCCCGCCAGCCCGTCCATGCCCGCCGACATCCTCGGCGACAAGGAGGCGCTCGACTTGGTGCGTTCCTACTACGCGATCCCCGAGAACCAGCGCCGCCGCCTGTTTGAATTGGCCCGGGTGCTCTCGGACGTCGCTTGA
- the hisN gene encoding histidinol-phosphatase translates to MAEAARAAILPHFRAEGLGADNKLSEGFDPVTVADRAAEQAMRAVLAARRPMDAILGEEYGHESGESGLTWVLDPIDGTRGFLSGTPTWGVLIALSDASGPVLGVIDQPYTSERFEGGLGRAVWSGPLGARPLASRPARPLSEAILFTTFPEVGTEAEAAAFRRVSAQARLTRYGMDCYAYALLAAGQIDLVIEAGLQAYDVQAPIAVIEAAGGLVTDWQGGKAHEGGQVLAAANAEIHAAALALLNG, encoded by the coding sequence ATGGCCGAGGCCGCGCGCGCGGCAATCCTGCCGCATTTCCGCGCCGAGGGGCTTGGTGCGGACAACAAGCTCTCCGAGGGGTTCGACCCGGTGACCGTCGCCGACCGCGCCGCCGAGCAGGCGATGCGCGCCGTCTTGGCGGCGCGCCGTCCGATGGATGCCATCCTCGGCGAGGAATACGGCCACGAGTCGGGCGAGAGCGGGCTGACCTGGGTGCTCGATCCGATCGACGGCACCCGCGGGTTCCTGTCGGGCACGCCGACCTGGGGTGTGCTGATCGCGCTGTCGGATGCCTCGGGCCCGGTTCTGGGGGTGATCGACCAGCCCTATACCTCCGAGCGCTTCGAGGGGGGGCTTGGACGTGCCGTCTGGTCCGGCCCACTGGGTGCGCGTCCGCTGGCGTCCCGGCCGGCGCGGCCGCTCTCCGAGGCGATCCTCTTCACCACCTTCCCCGAGGTCGGCACCGAGGCCGAGGCCGCCGCCTTCCGCCGGGTGTCGGCGCAGGCGCGGCTCACCCGCTACGGCATGGATTGCTACGCCTATGCGCTGCTCGCCGCCGGGCAGATCGACCTGGTGATCGAGGCCGGGTTGCAGGCCTATGATGTGCAGGCGCCGATCGCGGTGATCGAGGCGGCGGGGGGCCTGGTCACCGACTGGCAGGGCGGCAAGGCCCATGAGGGCGGTCAGGTGCTGGCCGCCGCCAATGCCGAGATCCACGCCGCCGCGCTGGCGCTGCTGAACGGCTGA